One genomic segment of Musa acuminata AAA Group cultivar baxijiao chromosome BXJ3-3, Cavendish_Baxijiao_AAA, whole genome shotgun sequence includes these proteins:
- the LOC135634048 gene encoding psbP domain-containing protein 5, chloroplastic-like isoform X1, with protein sequence MAAVAALLSPPSSLTNSYSPIPPRFLIARDGSRSGPRRKRRNGKASAPVVCCHCTTPTSMNSFRRRNLLLSGLSSSFALILPISDLRASVELDEDVKMDLLVDDINAYSFLYPVKLPAKKFAFKWVESRKPERYSSAAPLSPDARQRIVSERVDMINNLVISVSIGPPNPRFLTSNDKSAWKAKDVADSVLSDKTALRVTSGQRMAESSVLDSHSLDVGGEPYWYYEYLIRKSPTKSAQEPNLFRHNVASTAERDGYLYSLNASTLSKQWEYLGPFLQKTVASFRLLPPTENYVPPYKDPWRFW encoded by the exons ATGGCCGCGGTGGCGGCTCTTCTCTCGCCTCCTTCCTCCCTCACCAATTCGTACTCGCCTATTCCCCCGCGTTTCCTCATCGCTCG AGATGGAAGTCGCAGTGGTCCGAGGAGGAAACGTCGAAATGGGAAGGCAAGCGCTCCTGTCGTCTGTTGTCATTGCACTACGCCGACTTCGATGAACAGCTTTCGCAGGAGGAATTTATTGCTCTCGGGCCTCTCGTCTTCCTTTGCTCTCATTCTTCCGATTTCTG ATTTGCGTGCCTCTGTCGAATTAGATGAAGATGTGAAGATGGATTTACTGGTTGATGACATAAATGCGTATTCTTTCCTTTACCCTGTCAAATTGCCAGCTAAGAAGTTTGCTTTCAAATG GGTAGAATCCAGAAAGCCAGAACGATACTCGTCTGCTGCACCACTATCAC CTGATGCACGGCAACGCATTGTGTCTGAGCGTGTCGACATGATCAATAACCTGGTCATCTCTGTCTCG ATTGGCCCTCCCAATCCACGCTTCCTAACTTCAAATGACAAGAGTGCCTGGAAGGCAAAAGATGTTGCTGATTCTGTTTTATCTGACAAGACTGCACTG CGTGTAACAAGTGGTCAGCGCATGGCTGAGAGTTCTGTTCTTGATTCACATTCCCTTGAT GTTGGTGGTGAACCGTACTGGTATTATGAGTATCTTATACGTAAATCACCGACAAAATCT GCACAAGAACCAAATCTTTTTAGGCACAACGTGGCCTCAACTGCTGAGCGAGATG GCTATTTGTACTCTTTGAATGCATCAACTCTTAGCAAGCAGTGGGAATAT TTGGGTCCTTTTCTACAAAAAACTGTGGCATCTTTTCGCCTTCTTCCTCCTACAGAGAATTATGTTCCTCCATACAAGGATCCTTGGAGATTTTG GTAG
- the LOC103979271 gene encoding 2-oxoglutarate-dependent dioxygenase AOP2: MALEDSAAKQKYPKIDFSGLDIASPGTPRWEAVREQVMEALASCGFFEAVFPQVTQELRESLFGTAMKELFALPLDTKLRNTSNKPFHGYLGQIPYLSYESLAILDASLPQGVDSFTSLMWPGGNPAFSEMVCSFSKQVAGLDEIVRKMILETLGAEKYHNTLMESHRFLLRVSEYPAAPPKQQQASEERQQLGLVPHRDKNTLAIVCQNQVDGLEMETSDGGWVVVTPSPASFIVIAGDAFRAWSNGRVYSPLHRIMVGEEATRYSAILFSIPEDDMVIRAPQELADGHHSPGFKFKPFDYGSYVRFCVTEEGMNASCQLDAFCGVANQQQV, from the exons ATGGCGTTGGAAGACTCAGCCGCAAAGCAAAAGTACCCGAAGATCGACTTCTCAGGGCTGGACATTGCAAGCCCTGGAACGCCTCGATGGGAAGCCGTGCGCGAGCAGGTGATGGAGGCGCTCGCCTCCTGCGGCTTCTTCGAGGCCGTGTTCCCGCAAGTCACCCAGGAGCTACGCGAGTCCCTCTTCGGCACGGCCATGAAGGAGCTCTTCGCCCTTCCGTTGGACACCAAGCTCAGGAACACCTCCAACAAGCCCTTCCACGGCTACCTCGGTCAGATCCCCTACCTCTCCTATGAGAGCCTGGCCATCTTGGACGCGTCGCTTCCCCAGGGCGTCGATAGCTTCACCAGCCTCATGTGGCCCGGCGGAAACCCCGCCTTCAG TGAGATGGTGTGCTCGTTCTCAAAACAAGTGGCGGGGCTGGACGAGATAGTCCGGAAGATGATACTGGAGACGCTTGGggcggagaagtaccacaataccCTAATGGAGTCCCACCGGTTCCTTCTTCGGGTGTCGGAGTACCCGGCGGCACCGCCGAAGCAGCAGCAGGCGAGCGAAGAGAGGCAGCAGCTAGGCTTGGTTCCTCACCGGGACAAGAATACGCTGGCCATAGTTTGCCAGAACCAAGTGGACGGACTCGAGATGGAGACCAGTGACGGTGGATGGGTCGTCGTCACGCCCTCCCCTGCCTCCTTCATCGTCATAGCTGGTGATGCTTTTCGG GCGTGGAGCAACGGGCGGGTGTACTCGCCCTTACACCGCATCATGGTGGGCGAGGAGGCGACGAGGTACTCCGCCATCCTCTTCTCCATCCCGGAGGACGACATGGTGATCCGCGCCCCACAGGAGCTGGCGGACGGCCACCACTCTCCCGGCTTCAAGTTCAAGCCCTTCGACTATGGTAGCTACGTTCGTTTCTGCGTCACCGAGGAGGGGATGAACGCCAGCTGCCAACTCGACGCGTTCTGCGGAGTCGCCAACCAGCAGCAGGTCTGA
- the LOC135633404 gene encoding probable inactive receptor kinase At2g26730, which yields MRRSSPPVPLEMARPLLPLLLLVFFVAIGRLGPLAVRSEPIQDRAALLAFLDAIPHKQRIRWGANSSACDWVGVTCDANRTAVVALRLPAVGLVGPIPAGTLGRLSSLRILSLRLNRLSGPIPDDFAGLASLHGLYLQNNLFSGGIPSWLSQLNGLGRLDLSGNNLTGEIPFAISNLTHLTGLLLQNNRLSGSLPSISIDSLVGFNVSYNRLNGSIPRTLRRFPESSFVGNLDLCGRPLPPCNPFFPSPAPSPTAEENPVKSRKKLSKTSIVGILVAAVVVLLLVLLLFLICLALLRRRRKQKAAMTAAAADEAAGRSGGTGITSSSKDDLSSGVAGSGAAAMAGAAEKNRLVLVGSGGGYRFDLEDLLRASAEVLGKGSVGTSYKAVLEEGTTVVVKRLKDVAVSRREFEEHVETLGQLERMDNLLPLRAYYYSKDEKLIVLDYLPVGSLSSLLHGSRGSGRTPLGWESRMRIALAAGRGISHLHTSARIVHGNIKASNVLLHSDLHSVVVSDFGLHPLFGSAAPPNRVAGYRAPEVIETRRPTFKSDVYSFGVLLLELLTGKSPNQASLGEEGIDLPRWVQSVVREEWTAEVFDVELMRYPTTEEEMVQLLQIAMSCVATMPDARPDIPEVVRMMEGIADRTAST from the exons ATGCGACGCTCGTCTCCCCCGGTCCCCCTCGAAATGGCGCGTCCTCTTCTTCCGCTTCTTCTCCTCGTATTCTTCGTCGCCATTGGCCGCCTGGGTCCGTTAGCTGTGCGCTCCGAGCCCATCCAGGACCGGGCGGCGCTGCTGGCTTTCCTCGACGCCATCCCGCACAAGCAGCGCATCCGGTGGGGCGCTAACTCCTCGGCCTGCGACTGGGTGGGAGTCACCTGCGACGCCAACCGCACCGCCGTGGTGGCCCTCCGCCTCCCCGCAGTCGGCCTTGTCGGCCCCATTCCCGCTGGTACGCTCGGCCGTCTCTCCTCCCTCCGCATCCTCTCCCTTCGCTTGAACCGCCTCTCCGGCCCAATCCCCGACGACTTTGCTGGCCTCGCTAGCCTCCATGGCCTCTACCTCCAGAACAACCTCTTCTCCGGCGGGATACCCTCCTGGCTGTCCCAGCTGAATGGCCTCGGCCGCCTCGACCTATCCGGCAACAACCTCACCGGTGAAATCCCTTTCGCGATCAGCAACCTCACCCACCTCACCGGTCTCCTCTTACAGAACAACCGCCTCTCCGGCAGTCTCCCCAGCATCAGCATCGATTCCCTCGTCGGCTTCAATGTCTCGTACAACCGTCTCAATGGATCCATCCCCAGGACTCTGAGGCGGTTCCCCGAGTCGTCCTTCGTCGGGAACCTAGATCTATGCGGCCGGCCGCTGCCGCCTTGCAACCCGTTCTTCCCCTCTCCGGCGCCATCGCCAACGGCGGAGGAGAACCCGGTCAAGTCGAGGAAGAAATTATCGAAGACGTCGATCGTGGGGATCTTGGTGGCGGCGGTCGTCGTCCTGTTGCTGGTCCTGCTGCTGTTCCTGATATGCTTGGCGTTGCTGCGGAGGCGGCGAAAGCAGAAGGCGGCGATGACGGCTGCGGCTGCGGATGAGGCAGCAGGGAGGTCGGGAGGGACGGGAATAACGTCGTCCTCCAAGGACGACCTGAGCAGCGGCGTGGCAGGTAGCGGGGCAGCTGCAATGGCGGGGGCAGCGGAGAAGAACCGACTGGTGCTCGTGGGGAGCGGGGGAGGGTACCGTTTCGACCTTGAAGACCTTCTGCGGGCGTCGGCGGAGGTTCTAGGAAAGGGGAGCGTGGGGACTTCGTACAAGGCGGTGCTGGAGGAGGGCACCACCGTGGTGGTGAAGCGGCTTAAGGACGTGGCCGTGTCCAGGCGGGAGTTCGAGGAGCACGTAGAGACGCTGGGACAGTTGGAGCGCATGgacaacctgctgccgctgcgggCCTACTACTACTCCAAGGATGAGAAGCTCATCGTTCTCGACTACCTCCCCGTCGGgagcctctcctccctcctccacG GGAGTCGAGGATCGGGTCGGACGCCGCTGGGCTGGGAGAGCCGGATGCGCATCGCCCTCGCCGCTGGCCGCGGCATCTCCCACCTCCACACGTCTGCGCGCATCGTCCACGGGAACATCAAAGCTTCCAACGTCCTCCTCCATTCCGACCTCCACTCTGTCGTCGTCTCCGACTTCGGCCTCCACCCGCTCTTTGGCTCCGCCGCCCCACCCAACCGTGTCGCCGGTTACCGCGCTCCGGAGGTCATCGAGACAAGGCGGCCCACCTTCAAGTCGGACGTCTACAGCTTCGGCGTGCTCCTCCTGGAGCTGCTGACCGGGAAGTCGCCGAACCAGGCGTCGTTGGGCGAGGAGGGAATCGACTTGCCGCGTTGGGTGCAGTCGGTCGTGCGGGAGGAGTGGACGGCGGAGGTGTTCGACGTGGAGCTCATGCGCTATCCCACGACCGAGGAGGAGATGGTGCAGCTTCTCCAGATCGCCATGTCCTGCGTCGCCACGATGCCGGACGCCCGACCTGACATCCCCGAGGTCGTTCGGATGATGGAGGGCATCGCCGACCGGACGGCGAGCACTTAG
- the LOC135634048 gene encoding psbP domain-containing protein 5, chloroplastic-like isoform X3 — MAAVAALLSPPSSLTNSYSPIPPRFLIARDGSRSGPRRKRRNGKASAPVVCCHCTTPTSMNSFRRRNLLLSGLSSSFALILPISDLRASVELDEDVKMDLLVDDINAYSFLYPVKLPAKKFAFKWVESRKPERYSSAAPLSPDARQRIVSERVDMINNLVISVSIGPPNPRFLTSNDKSAWKAKDVADSVLSDKTALRVTSGQRMAESSVLDSHSLDVGGEPYWYYEYLIRKSPTKSAQEPNLFRHNVASTAERDGYLYSLNASTLSKQWEYLGPFLQKTVASFRLLPPTENYVPPYKDPWRF; from the exons ATGGCCGCGGTGGCGGCTCTTCTCTCGCCTCCTTCCTCCCTCACCAATTCGTACTCGCCTATTCCCCCGCGTTTCCTCATCGCTCG AGATGGAAGTCGCAGTGGTCCGAGGAGGAAACGTCGAAATGGGAAGGCAAGCGCTCCTGTCGTCTGTTGTCATTGCACTACGCCGACTTCGATGAACAGCTTTCGCAGGAGGAATTTATTGCTCTCGGGCCTCTCGTCTTCCTTTGCTCTCATTCTTCCGATTTCTG ATTTGCGTGCCTCTGTCGAATTAGATGAAGATGTGAAGATGGATTTACTGGTTGATGACATAAATGCGTATTCTTTCCTTTACCCTGTCAAATTGCCAGCTAAGAAGTTTGCTTTCAAATG GGTAGAATCCAGAAAGCCAGAACGATACTCGTCTGCTGCACCACTATCAC CTGATGCACGGCAACGCATTGTGTCTGAGCGTGTCGACATGATCAATAACCTGGTCATCTCTGTCTCG ATTGGCCCTCCCAATCCACGCTTCCTAACTTCAAATGACAAGAGTGCCTGGAAGGCAAAAGATGTTGCTGATTCTGTTTTATCTGACAAGACTGCACTG CGTGTAACAAGTGGTCAGCGCATGGCTGAGAGTTCTGTTCTTGATTCACATTCCCTTGAT GTTGGTGGTGAACCGTACTGGTATTATGAGTATCTTATACGTAAATCACCGACAAAATCT GCACAAGAACCAAATCTTTTTAGGCACAACGTGGCCTCAACTGCTGAGCGAGATG GCTATTTGTACTCTTTGAATGCATCAACTCTTAGCAAGCAGTGGGAATAT TTGGGTCCTTTTCTACAAAAAACTGTGGCATCTTTTCGCCTTCTTCCTCCTACAGAGAATTATGTTCCTCCATACAAGGATCCTTGGAGATTTTG A
- the LOC135634048 gene encoding psbP domain-containing protein 5, chloroplastic-like isoform X2 codes for MAAVAALLSPPSSLTNSYSPIPPRFLIARDGSRSGPRRKRRNGKASAPVVCCHCTTPTSMNSFRRRNLLLSGLSSSFALILPISDLRASVELDEDVKMDLLVDDINAYSFLYPVKLPAKKFAFKWVESRKPERYSSAAPLSPDARQRIVSERVDMINNLVISVSIGPPNPRFLTSNDKSAWKAKDVADSVLSDKTALRVTSGQRMAESSVLDSHSLDVGGEPYWYYEYLIRKSPTKSAQEPNLFRHNVASTAERDGYLYSLNASTLSKQWEYLGPFLQKTVASFRLLPPTENYVPPYKDPWRFW; via the exons ATGGCCGCGGTGGCGGCTCTTCTCTCGCCTCCTTCCTCCCTCACCAATTCGTACTCGCCTATTCCCCCGCGTTTCCTCATCGCTCG AGATGGAAGTCGCAGTGGTCCGAGGAGGAAACGTCGAAATGGGAAGGCAAGCGCTCCTGTCGTCTGTTGTCATTGCACTACGCCGACTTCGATGAACAGCTTTCGCAGGAGGAATTTATTGCTCTCGGGCCTCTCGTCTTCCTTTGCTCTCATTCTTCCGATTTCTG ATTTGCGTGCCTCTGTCGAATTAGATGAAGATGTGAAGATGGATTTACTGGTTGATGACATAAATGCGTATTCTTTCCTTTACCCTGTCAAATTGCCAGCTAAGAAGTTTGCTTTCAAATG GGTAGAATCCAGAAAGCCAGAACGATACTCGTCTGCTGCACCACTATCAC CTGATGCACGGCAACGCATTGTGTCTGAGCGTGTCGACATGATCAATAACCTGGTCATCTCTGTCTCG ATTGGCCCTCCCAATCCACGCTTCCTAACTTCAAATGACAAGAGTGCCTGGAAGGCAAAAGATGTTGCTGATTCTGTTTTATCTGACAAGACTGCACTG CGTGTAACAAGTGGTCAGCGCATGGCTGAGAGTTCTGTTCTTGATTCACATTCCCTTGAT GTTGGTGGTGAACCGTACTGGTATTATGAGTATCTTATACGTAAATCACCGACAAAATCT GCACAAGAACCAAATCTTTTTAGGCACAACGTGGCCTCAACTGCTGAGCGAGATG GCTATTTGTACTCTTTGAATGCATCAACTCTTAGCAAGCAGTGGGAATAT TTGGGTCCTTTTCTACAAAAAACTGTGGCATCTTTTCGCCTTCTTCCTCCTACAGAGAATTATGTTCCTCCATACAAGGATCCTTGGAGATTTTGGTAA
- the LOC135632952 gene encoding uncharacterized protein LOC135632952, with amino-acid sequence MGVDYYNILKVGKNASDEDLKKTYRKLAMKWHPDKNPTNKKEAEAKFKQISEAYEVLSDPQKRGVYDQYGEEGLKGMPPPGSSGGPNDIQFNPRNAEDIFAEFFGSSPFGFGSTGRAKSMRFQSDGGLFGGFGGAENVFRSYTDGVGTGGGGQPRKPPAVESKLSCSLEELYTGSTRKMKISRNVMDASGRMVPESEILTIDVKPGWKKGTKITFPEKGNEQAGQLPADLVFIIDEKPHEVYKRDGNDLIVSQKISLVEALAGTSVELTTLDGRNLSIPVIDIVSPGYELVIAKEGMPMVKEPGRKGNLRILFEVKFPSRLTAEQRAGLKRILDG; translated from the exons ATGGGTGTCGATTACTACAACATCTTGAAGGTGGGCAAGAACGCATCCGATGAGGATCTCAAGAAAACGTACCGGAAACTGGCGATGAAATGGCACCCGGACAAGAATCCGACCAACAAAAAGGAAGCTGAGGCCAAATTCAAGCAGATCTCAGAAGCATACGAA GTCCTAAGCGATCCACAGAAGAGAGGAGTTTATGATCAATATGGAGAAGAAGGATTGAAAGGCATGCCCCCTCCCGGCTCCTCAGGTGGCCCTAATGACATCCAGTTCAATCCTCGAAATGCTGAAGATATATTTGCTGAGTTCTTCGGTAGCAGCCCGTTCGGGTTTGGATCCACGGGGCGTGCCAAGTCGATGAGGTTCCAGTCAGATGGCGGTCTCTTTGGTGGGTTTGGCGGGGCTGAGAATGTCTTCCGGTCATACACCGATGGCGTCGGAACTGGCGGGGGAGGTCAACCACGGAAACCACCGGCAGTTGAGAGTAAGTTGTCATGCAGCCTGGAAGAGCTCTACACTGGATCAACTAGGAAGATGAAGATATCTAGGAATGTCATGGATGCTAGTGG ACGAATGGTACCTGAATCAGAGATACTAACGATTGATGTGAAGCCTGGATGGAAGAAGGGAACCAAGATAACCTTCCCTGAGAAGGGGAATGAACAGGCGGGGCAGCTACCAGCAGATCTTGTCTTCATCATCGATGAGAAGCCCCACGAGGTTTACAAGAGGGATGGCAATGATCTAATCGTTAGTCAGAAGATCTCACTGGTGGAGGCACTTGCAGGGACCTCTGTGGAGCTCACCACCCTGGATGGCCGCAACCTCTCCATCCCTGTAATTGACATTGTGAGCCCGGGCTATGAGCTTGTGATCGCCAAGGAAGGGATGCCCATGGTTAAGGAGCCAGGTAGGAAGGGAAACTTGAGGATTCTATTTGAGGTGAAGTTCCCTTCAAGGCTGACAGCAGAGCAGAGGGCAGGTCTCAAACGCATCTTGGATGGTTAA
- the LOC135634048 gene encoding psbP domain-containing protein 5, chloroplastic-like isoform X4, with protein sequence MAAVAALLSPPSSLTNSYSPIPPRFLIARDGSRSGPRRKRRNGKASAPVVCCHCTTPTSMNSFRRRNLLLSGLSSSFALILPISESRKPERYSSAAPLSPDARQRIVSERVDMINNLVISVSIGPPNPRFLTSNDKSAWKAKDVADSVLSDKTALRVTSGQRMAESSVLDSHSLDVGGEPYWYYEYLIRKSPTKSAQEPNLFRHNVASTAERDGYLYSLNASTLSKQWEYLGPFLQKTVASFRLLPPTENYVPPYKDPWRFW encoded by the exons ATGGCCGCGGTGGCGGCTCTTCTCTCGCCTCCTTCCTCCCTCACCAATTCGTACTCGCCTATTCCCCCGCGTTTCCTCATCGCTCG AGATGGAAGTCGCAGTGGTCCGAGGAGGAAACGTCGAAATGGGAAGGCAAGCGCTCCTGTCGTCTGTTGTCATTGCACTACGCCGACTTCGATGAACAGCTTTCGCAGGAGGAATTTATTGCTCTCGGGCCTCTCGTCTTCCTTTGCTCTCATTCTTCCGATTTCTG AATCCAGAAAGCCAGAACGATACTCGTCTGCTGCACCACTATCAC CTGATGCACGGCAACGCATTGTGTCTGAGCGTGTCGACATGATCAATAACCTGGTCATCTCTGTCTCG ATTGGCCCTCCCAATCCACGCTTCCTAACTTCAAATGACAAGAGTGCCTGGAAGGCAAAAGATGTTGCTGATTCTGTTTTATCTGACAAGACTGCACTG CGTGTAACAAGTGGTCAGCGCATGGCTGAGAGTTCTGTTCTTGATTCACATTCCCTTGAT GTTGGTGGTGAACCGTACTGGTATTATGAGTATCTTATACGTAAATCACCGACAAAATCT GCACAAGAACCAAATCTTTTTAGGCACAACGTGGCCTCAACTGCTGAGCGAGATG GCTATTTGTACTCTTTGAATGCATCAACTCTTAGCAAGCAGTGGGAATAT TTGGGTCCTTTTCTACAAAAAACTGTGGCATCTTTTCGCCTTCTTCCTCCTACAGAGAATTATGTTCCTCCATACAAGGATCCTTGGAGATTTTG GTAG